The DNA window ACAAACTTCTTCCCGCTCTCATTGAAAACTCGAGCGATGTTTTCATTTTCAAGGCCCTCTGTCCCCGCAGTATGCCATCTGCATATTCTTGGCTCCGTCATCCCCACTGTCCTAATGCCCTGTGGCCTCAAGGACTCGAACCTCTCCCATATCCAAACCTGGACCATCTGAAAGGGAGCCCAAAGTGTGATCTTATTCGGCGGCCGCCTCGATTTAGATGGTTTGCGCGTGCTACGTTGCTCCCGTCGTTTAAGCAAATCAAGGTCCCGATAAAGGCTGGCTAGGACAGCCGGGGCCAAGGCGATTCTGGTTGCCCTCGAGAGGTGTACGGCAATTGGGAACACATTGGTTCGAACTGTGTCAATCGCCGGTCCAGTGAAAACGAACCTGGACAGCCAAAGTGATAGGAAAGCTTCATGCTCTATATCACTCCCACTGTCCATGAATTTGTCCATCCAAAGCTTTTGACAAGCTCTGGATGCTTTGGAGCGGACAATTTCCCTTCTCTCCGCTATCAGCAAATCTTCAATCTCCTTCAAATCGGGGGTTTCTAATGGCTTGAGAACACAAAAGTCCCCCAGACTGAAACCTCCGATTGCGGCCACGTCTTCAAGGGTGACCGTAGCTTCCCCCCATGGGAAGATGAATGATTTGGTTTCGGAGCACCATCTATCGGAGAGTTCGAGGATAACCTCCTTTTGTTGGACGATCTTGCAAAGAGAACCAGTGATGGCCTCTGCGATCCCAGCTCTCTCCCATATAGGTTGGTAGAGAGGGCGCATTTGGGACACCCATTGTTCCCATCGAAGAAAACCTCGTCATTTGGGACAGTGTTTGCAGAATGAGGGATCATTATTGTGGGTGAGGTTTCCTCCACATTTAGGGAAGGGAGGAGAAAACGAGCATTTCTGCGAATAGGTTGTCCACCCCTTGAAGGTGACATCACCGTCTCTTCTCTCTCAACCATTAGGGTTACAATAGGGGCAGCCATTGACAACAAATAGTGAGTAGCAAGAGGCAATAAGCAAGAGGCAAGAAGAGCAAGCTAGAGGAGCAGTAGAATTCGTAGATTATTTTGATagtttttgttttcaatttataatatactcaaagaaagaaaatttattgtaatattttactTTCTTAATTATCTAcatttagtaattattttttaaaaaaaattagatttcaaaaatcttattacattaaataatttaaaacttttctttttataaaaacattacttttagtaattatataataaaaaaagaaaaagttatttggatttcaaaaatcattactcttttatattaaataatttcaaacttatccttttataaaaataatacttaatagtaattatataaaaaagtaaaatatattggATTTCAAGAATCATAAT is part of the Impatiens glandulifera chromosome 1, dImpGla2.1, whole genome shotgun sequence genome and encodes:
- the LOC124910864 gene encoding uncharacterized protein LOC124910864; translated protein: MRPLYQPIWERAGIAEAITGSLCKIVQQKEVILELSDRWCSETKSFIFPWGEATVTLEDVAAIGGFSLGDFCVLKPLETPDLKEIEDLLIAERREIVRSKASRACQKLWMDKFMDSGSDIEHEAFLSLWLSRFVFTGPAIDTVRTNVFPIAVHLSRATRIALAPAVLASLYRDLDLLKRREQRSTRKPSKSRRPPNKITLWAPFQMVQVWIWERFESLRPQGIRTVGMTEPRICRWHTAGTEGLENENIARVFNESGKKFVWRPYTTRDYKGFMSELYGKKVVRVFDSYYLDREVLEDFVRCIRVSELVGVEVDCIEQYLPHRVGMQFGFDQDIPVGQVAREDGTSEIAWRNYARPIVDHVINVPTRLYEPKMTTRYYRCWKRSIRIHLGRPHRNRNEVQPPVVNQERTTRTDGVTIQPPTRDLAASSSAHHPGSTTLNVTRDHSLPQPTCNVASSSSAHPGTRLILIRDPLPPPPGFSSRMIYALDTQNGVIPIPFRPPHQP